CTTCTTTCCTAATCAAGTCAAGGTTTATAACCTACAAAAAAAACTGAAATAGTTAGCATCTGCACTTCACACAATCTGTGTATGATCAAAAACACTATGATATAGCTCACCATAATGAAAAGTTTTTTCACGGATATAAGCGCTTCTCTTTCAAACTCAAGCAATGAAAAGGTTAAGGAAGAATCTAAATCAGATGCTGATTTAGAAGATATGTCATCTTCAACTTCCCGCTGATGTTGGTTCAGAAGGGATATGCAGTTCTTGACAAACATTTTGAATACCAGTTTTCGCGATCCCTGTTAATGAATATTAGGGATTCCAAAAATGTCATAAAATAACGCAGACGTTGCAATACTTTCACGTAACTGTGACTATGTCAGTGGTAAAAAAAAATCTTCAACAAAATATGACGAGGCAAAGAAACAACAAACAAAGTTTTAGCCCAGAAAGCTAAGCTACTTTTTATAAATTACAGATGTAGGTAGGTCTTACCAGAAGCACGCTTAAAACAGATTCCCTGATAATCACCCAGTCTAATGACTCTGCAACAAAATCACAAGAATGTTTAAGAATATATTGTCTTATACACAGGAATGTAAAACAGTTAAGTTGACAGGCACTTTTACCTTTATATGCAATATGACGAGGTACAAAATCAGCCTCAAGTGTGCGAACGAGATATTGGAACAGCACCATGTTCTCTATATGCTAAATTACAGAACAGAACAAGCTTCAAATCTCAACAACAGACAAAGAAATGTATATTATAGATGCAAAGTTTCTATAGTACTGCCAAGGAATGCGATACCAGAACAGAAAAACTCGT
The sequence above is drawn from the Triticum dicoccoides isolate Atlit2015 ecotype Zavitan unplaced genomic scaffold, WEW_v2.0 scaffold103893, whole genome shotgun sequence genome and encodes:
- the LOC119342754 gene encoding negative regulator of systemic acquired resistance SNI1-like; translation: MVLFQYLVRTLEADFVPRHIAYKESLDWVIIRESVLSVLLGSRKLVFKMFVKNCISLLNQHQREVEDDISSKSASDLDSSLTFSLLEFEREALISVKKLFIMVINLDLIRKEADKLGLTSRADGLRNPILEVILEELTYNTIYLSPFLLVTANHCILLASYSFFMDILMLS